One Trichomycterus rosablanca isolate fTriRos1 chromosome 10, fTriRos1.hap1, whole genome shotgun sequence DNA window includes the following coding sequences:
- the LOC134321475 gene encoding ADP-ribosylhydrolase ARH1-like isoform X1 yields the protein MFQSSLQRKNLARRVVMACSASLQDYKAGMLLSGVGDAIGFKWEFNYSGPLIHKSVQKLGGVKNITAKLPDWPVSDDTVLHLATAEALATGKEEEELLKLVASYYIEGMKDMTGRAPGGSTISGVSHLKPDLPDGYRIPYNRSSGGCGAAIRSMCIGLRYPRPEQLPSLVAVAVESGRMTHTHPTGFLGGVASALFASYAIQRRPLTSWGLGLLQEACPIAKKFVQSAGHAVTETERDWQYFIDKWQWYLDMRGLSSGTGPALFPDQYGPAERDEMYKVLSFSGWGGSSGHDAPMIALDALLGAGSDWEELMNRATFHGGDSDSTAVIACCCWGLMYGLKNVPKCNYTNLEYRERLEKSAEELYHLSH from the exons TTCTGCCTCTCTTCAGGATTACAAGGCTGGTATGCTGCTGAGTGGTGTTGGTGATGCTATAGGTTTTAAGTGGGAGTTTAATTATTCAGGACCATTAATCCATAAG TCCGTACAAAAACTTGGAGGAGTAAAGAACATCACTGCAAAACTTCCTGATTGGCCAGTTAGCGATGACACGGTCCTTCACCTGGCCACAGCTGAAGCTTTAGCCACAG GAAAGGAAGAAGAAGAGCTGCTGAAACTGGTAGCATCTTATTATATAGAGGGTATGAAAGACATGACGGGAAGAGCACCAGGAGGATCAACTATTTCTG GCGTGTCTCACTTAAAGCCTGACCTTCCCGATGGCTACAGAATACCTTACAATCGTAGCAGTGGAGGATGTGGTGCTGCCATAAGGTCCATGTGCATCGGCCTGAG GTACCCTCGGCCGGAGCAGCTGCCCTCGCTGGTAGCAGTGGCTGTAGAGAGCGGCAGAATGACCCACACTCATCCAACCGGATTCCTCGGGGGTGTGGCCTCTGCTCTCTTCGCGTCCTACGCCATCCAGCGGCGTCCACTAACCAGCTGGGGGTTGGGGTTACTCCAGGAGGCGTGTCCAATAGCAAAGAAGTTTGTGCAGTCGGCAGGACACGCCGTTACTGAGACTGAGAGAGACTGGCAGTACTTCATCGACAAATGGCAATG GTATCTTGACATGAGGGGTTTATCATCAGGAACTGGACCAGCTCTGTTTCCAGATCAATACGGACCCGCTGAACGTGATGAAATGTATAAAGTCCTCAGTTTTTCTGGTTGGGGAGGAAGCAGTGGCCATGATGCACCAATGATAGCTCTGGATGCGCTTCTGGGGGCAGGATCAGACTGGGAAGAGCTTATGAACCGAGCGACATTTCATGGAG GAGACAGTGACAGTACAGCGGTGATTGCATGTTGTTGTTGGGGTCTGATGTACGGACTGAAGAACGTTCCTAAGTGCAACTACACCAACCTGGAGTACAGGGAGCGACTGGAGAAGAGTGCAGAGGAACTTTACCACCTCTCGCATTGA
- the LOC134321475 gene encoding ADP-ribosylhydrolase ARH1-like isoform X2 has protein sequence MACSASLQDYKAGMLLSGVGDAIGFKWEFNYSGPLIHKSVQKLGGVKNITAKLPDWPVSDDTVLHLATAEALATGKEEEELLKLVASYYIEGMKDMTGRAPGGSTISGVSHLKPDLPDGYRIPYNRSSGGCGAAIRSMCIGLRYPRPEQLPSLVAVAVESGRMTHTHPTGFLGGVASALFASYAIQRRPLTSWGLGLLQEACPIAKKFVQSAGHAVTETERDWQYFIDKWQWYLDMRGLSSGTGPALFPDQYGPAERDEMYKVLSFSGWGGSSGHDAPMIALDALLGAGSDWEELMNRATFHGGDSDSTAVIACCCWGLMYGLKNVPKCNYTNLEYRERLEKSAEELYHLSH, from the exons TTCTGCCTCTCTTCAGGATTACAAGGCTGGTATGCTGCTGAGTGGTGTTGGTGATGCTATAGGTTTTAAGTGGGAGTTTAATTATTCAGGACCATTAATCCATAAG TCCGTACAAAAACTTGGAGGAGTAAAGAACATCACTGCAAAACTTCCTGATTGGCCAGTTAGCGATGACACGGTCCTTCACCTGGCCACAGCTGAAGCTTTAGCCACAG GAAAGGAAGAAGAAGAGCTGCTGAAACTGGTAGCATCTTATTATATAGAGGGTATGAAAGACATGACGGGAAGAGCACCAGGAGGATCAACTATTTCTG GCGTGTCTCACTTAAAGCCTGACCTTCCCGATGGCTACAGAATACCTTACAATCGTAGCAGTGGAGGATGTGGTGCTGCCATAAGGTCCATGTGCATCGGCCTGAG GTACCCTCGGCCGGAGCAGCTGCCCTCGCTGGTAGCAGTGGCTGTAGAGAGCGGCAGAATGACCCACACTCATCCAACCGGATTCCTCGGGGGTGTGGCCTCTGCTCTCTTCGCGTCCTACGCCATCCAGCGGCGTCCACTAACCAGCTGGGGGTTGGGGTTACTCCAGGAGGCGTGTCCAATAGCAAAGAAGTTTGTGCAGTCGGCAGGACACGCCGTTACTGAGACTGAGAGAGACTGGCAGTACTTCATCGACAAATGGCAATG GTATCTTGACATGAGGGGTTTATCATCAGGAACTGGACCAGCTCTGTTTCCAGATCAATACGGACCCGCTGAACGTGATGAAATGTATAAAGTCCTCAGTTTTTCTGGTTGGGGAGGAAGCAGTGGCCATGATGCACCAATGATAGCTCTGGATGCGCTTCTGGGGGCAGGATCAGACTGGGAAGAGCTTATGAACCGAGCGACATTTCATGGAG GAGACAGTGACAGTACAGCGGTGATTGCATGTTGTTGTTGGGGTCTGATGTACGGACTGAAGAACGTTCCTAAGTGCAACTACACCAACCTGGAGTACAGGGAGCGACTGGAGAAGAGTGCAGAGGAACTTTACCACCTCTCGCATTGA